Proteins encoded by one window of Anopheles maculipalpis chromosome 2RL, idAnoMacuDA_375_x, whole genome shotgun sequence:
- the LOC126559362 gene encoding mediator of RNA polymerase II transcription subunit 21 — MADRLTQLQDTVNQQAEHFCNSIGILQQCSIPSKFAGFERTGSQTPQQQVQQQQQQQQEDYPQLFSTLISRCAKDIDTLIESLPSEESSIELQVQSLQRLEAENKESAEKLEEIVRKGELLLEKIQAALSDIAQSQLDMQYSS; from the exons ATGGCTGACCGACTAACTCAGCTACAGGACACGGTGAATCAA CAAGCGGAACACTTTTGTAACAGCATCGGCATCCTACAGCAGTGCTCGATTCCGAGCAAGTTTGCCGGTTTTGAGCGTACCGGATCCCAAACGCCTCAGCAACaggtacagcagcagcaacaacagcaacaggaaGACTACCCGCAACTATTCTCCACCTTGATCTCCCGATGCGCCAAGGACATCGACACCCTTATCGAATCTCTGCCCAGCGAGGAAAGTTCGATCGAGCTGCAGGTCCAATCGTTGCAGCGGCTCGAAGCCGAAAACAAAGAGTCGGCCGAAAAGTTGGAAGAAATCGTGCGGAAGGGCGAGCTGCTGCTAGAGAAAATTCAAGCCGCGCTCAGTGATATAGCCCAGTCCCAGCTGGACATGCAGTATTCGTCGTAG